In a genomic window of Candidatus Atribacteria bacterium:
- a CDS encoding D-ribose pyranase, with amino-acid sequence MKKDGILNPQLNRLISEMGHRDMLIIADAGLPIPKGIERIDLVLKCGTPSFAEVLAAVLSELQVEEAYVAKEIKEKNPQTLNVISSLMRDIKFITHEELKELSKQARAIIRTGECSPYANIILISGVIF; translated from the coding sequence ATGAAAAAAGATGGTATTTTAAACCCTCAACTTAACCGGCTTATCTCCGAGATGGGGCATCGTGACATGTTAATTATTGCTGATGCCGGACTACCTATTCCTAAAGGAATTGAGAGAATTGATTTGGTTTTAAAATGCGGAACGCCCTCTTTTGCTGAAGTCTTAGCAGCAGTTCTTTCTGAATTACAGGTCGAAGAGGCTTATGTTGCCAAGGAAATTAAAGAAAAAAATCCTCAAACCCTAAATGTAATTTCCTCACTGATGAGGGACATTAAATTTATTACTCATGAAGAGTTAAAAGAATTATCCAAACAGGCAAGAGCAATTATTAGAACAGGAGAATGTAGTCCTTATGCTAATATTATTCTAATCTCAGGAGTGATATTTTGA
- a CDS encoding sugar ABC transporter ATP-binding protein codes for MNDLALEFINISKSFPGVQALKEVSIQIKKADVHAIVGENGAGKSTLMKIAVGELLRDAGIIKVFGQEAQINSPSDGYRYGISLIHQEFSLVPTLDVAQNIFLGRELIRGPLSFMDSKSMYKQTEEILDSLKIFHLDSHLKIGDFTVAQKQVVEIAKALSLNSKIIIMDEPTAALTLEETSRLFEVVRGLKAKRVTTLFISHRLEEIFEIADQVSILRDGELVLTKPMSQVDRNQVINNMVGRSLNFVFPPKVKHKKEAKVILEVKKINKERQFSDVSFKLKEGEILGLAGLVGSGLSEMALAIFGLNHLD; via the coding sequence TTGAACGATTTGGCTTTAGAATTTATCAACATTTCTAAAAGTTTTCCTGGAGTGCAGGCTTTGAAAGAAGTCAGTATCCAGATAAAAAAAGCTGATGTTCATGCTATTGTCGGAGAGAACGGAGCAGGAAAATCGACTTTGATGAAAATAGCCGTAGGGGAATTGCTACGTGATGCCGGGATTATTAAAGTATTTGGCCAGGAAGCCCAAATTAATTCTCCTTCTGACGGTTATCGCTATGGAATTAGTTTAATTCATCAAGAATTTAGTTTAGTCCCAACTTTGGATGTAGCCCAAAATATTTTCTTAGGTCGGGAATTAATCCGAGGACCTTTATCCTTTATGGATAGTAAGTCAATGTATAAACAGACCGAGGAAATTTTAGATTCTCTAAAGATATTTCATTTAGATTCCCACTTAAAGATAGGGGATTTTACTGTTGCCCAGAAGCAAGTGGTAGAGATTGCTAAAGCATTATCTTTAAATTCTAAAATCATTATTATGGATGAACCTACTGCTGCTTTAACCTTAGAAGAAACCAGCCGCCTTTTTGAGGTAGTACGAGGATTAAAAGCCAAGAGGGTAACTACCCTTTTCATCTCTCATCGCTTGGAAGAGATATTTGAAATAGCTGATCAGGTAAGTATCCTGCGGGACGGGGAATTAGTTTTGACTAAACCGATGTCCCAGGTTGACCGTAATCAGGTAATCAATAATATGGTAGGCCGCTCTTTAAATTTTGTTTTCCCTCCCAAAGTAAAACACAAAAAGGAAGCTAAGGTAATTTTAGAAGTAAAAAAGATAAATAAAGAAAGACAGTTTTCAGATGTTTCCTTTAAACTAAAAGAGGGAGAAATCCTGGGCCTGGCTGGTCTGGTAGGTTCCGGTCTTTCAGAGATGGCTTTGGCTATTTTTGGTTTAAACCATTTAGATA